The Medicago truncatula cultivar Jemalong A17 chromosome 4, MtrunA17r5.0-ANR, whole genome shotgun sequence genome includes a region encoding these proteins:
- the LOC11405606 gene encoding serine/threonine-protein kinase GRIK1, protein MFDKALSYIKAILCCNCFGFINRRNPQRGTPAIYNSTLSQGLLLDSDFDDEDSFFNDEITNYSSGEDNEEQIRPKRSEDILDFRVENGMICRQFPVKETHKVVRTEDEDGNKMINEYVREYKIGSGSYGKVALYRSSVDGKHYAIKAFHKSHLMKLRVGPSETAMTDVLREVFIMKMLQHPNIVNLIEVIDDPESDNFYMVLEYVEDKWVCEASGRACALREETARRYLRDIVCGLMYLHAHNIVHGDIKPDNLLITRHGTVKIGDFSVSQACEDDNDMLRRSPGTPVFTAPECILGVTYSGKAADTWAVGVTLYCMILGEYPFLGDTLQDTYDRIVNDPIVLPKNLNPRLKNLIEGLLSKDPKLRMTLADVAADSWVIGNDGPIPQYLCWCKRKNLLKEDNDESNQHASLTYTD, encoded by the exons ATGTTTGATAAGGCTCTTTCTTATATAAAAGCTATTTTGTGCTGTAACTGCTTCGGGTTTATCAACAGACGGAACCCTCAAAGGGGTACGCCTGCCATCTACAATAGTACTCTCTCCCAGGGGCTGTTGTTGGATAGTGatttcgatgatgaagattcctTCTTTAATGATGAGATTACTAACTACTCTAGTGGAGAGGATAATGAGGAGCAAATTCGTCCCAAACGATCTGAGgatattttggattttagaGTAGAGAATGGTATGATTTGTAGACAGTTTCCTGTTAAAGAGACTCACAAAGTTGTTCGCACAGAG GATGAAGATGGAAACAAGATGATAAATGAGTATGTTCGTGAGTACAAGATTGGTTCTGGTAGCTATGGGAAAGTG GCTCTTTATCGAAGCTCTGTTGATGGAAAACATTATGCAATTAag GCTTTTCATAAGTCTCATTTAATGAAGCTTCGAGTTGGACCTTCAGAAACAGCCATGACTGATGTTCTACGTGAG GTTTTCATTATGAAAATGCTGCAACATCCTAATATAGTCAACCTGATTGAGGTGATTGATGACCCAGAATCGGATAACTTCTACATGG TACTTGAATATGTGGAAGACAAATGGGTTTGTGAGGCTTCAGGTCGAGCTTGTGCCTTGCGTGAAGAGACTGCTAGGAGATACTTGCGGGATATAGTTTGTGGATTAATGTATCTCCATGCTCAT AATATAGTACATGGAGATATCAAACCTGATAATCTGTTGATCACCCGTCATGGTACAGTGAAGATAGGGGATTTCAGTGTCAGCCAGGCTTGTGAG GATGATAATGATATGCTTCGACGATCACCTGGAACTCCTGTTTTCACTGCACCTGAATGTATTTTAG GTGTTACCTACAGTGGTAAAGCTGCTGACACATGGGCTGTAGGAGTTACTTTATACTGTATGATATTGGGTGAATACCCTTTTCTTGGTGACACACTTCAAGATACATATGATAGA ATAGTCAATGATCCGATAGTACTCCCAAAGAATCTGAATCCGAGGTTGAAGAACTTAATTGAAGGACTACTTTCTAAAG ACCCAAAACTAAGGATGACGTTGGCTGATGTTGCGGCGGATAGCTGGGTTATTGGAAATGATGGGCCAATTCCTCAGTACCTGTGTTGGTGTAAAAGGAAGAACTTGTTGAAGGAAGACAATGATGAGAGCAACCAACATGCTTCGTTGACCTATACTGACT